A stretch of the Salmo salar chromosome ssa20, Ssal_v3.1, whole genome shotgun sequence genome encodes the following:
- the LOC106581258 gene encoding vascular endothelial zinc finger 1 isoform X4 — protein MEPSWSTFLFQSSVGPMVPGNPRRDYYTGIRQANEALHHQHQVAQNSLLPLLQSGGPEPVDQKPVMPILLDQKPPVSVAELLKDNVASGTGGGGGGGGSPVAVVKKEPKSKTPFICGYCNKAFRDSYHLRRHESCHTGVKMVSRPKKTQTAPTMVPMISTVPQRENSGGQPSYISTIAGILTTATTSASTGSSIMSPTMVPQQHQHHQQHQQQQHQQQQSQPKKPAKPVKKNHGCEMCGKAFRDVYHLNRHKLSHSDEKPFECPICQQRFKRKDRMTYHVRSHDGGVHKPYICSVCGKGFSRPDHLSCHVKHVHSSERPFKCQVTACTSAFATKDRLRSHMIRHEGKVTCNICGKMLSAAYITSHLKTHGQASFNNPCNKDSNNVHNSGSATPVTNSAAITSAMNRGNASNPVTIAAQMNITTSTVNITSPINLQHPVTITGPMNIAHPVAITSGMPMNITGPLNIAMRPMDSMPFLSQVLPSSPPW, from the exons ATGGAACCGAGCTGGAGTACATTTTTATTCCAG TCTTCTGTAGGTCCCATGGTTCCAGGGAATCCACGTAGGGACTACTACACAGGGATCAGA CAGGCCAATGAAGCCCTGCATCACCAGCACCAGGTGGCCCAGAACAGCTTGctgcctctcctccagtcaggAGGACCAGAACCTGTGGACCAGAAGCCTGTGATGCCCATCCTCCTGGACCAGAAGCCCCCGGTCAGTGTCGCTGAGCTCCTCAAGGACAATGTAGCCAGCGGGACGGGGGGAGGCGGCGGAGGTGGCGGCAGTCCCGTTGCAGTGGTGAAGAAAGAGCCCAAGTCCAAAACACCTTTCATCTGCGGCTACTGCAACAAAGCCTTCCGGGACAGTTACCATCTCAGACGGCACGAGTCCTGCCACACGGGCGTCAAGATGGTGTCCCGTCCCAAGAAGACACAGACGGCGCCCACAATGGTGCCCATGATCTCCACAGTGCCGCAGCGCGAGAACAGCGGCGGCCAGCCCTCTTACATATCCACCATCGCTGGCATCCTCACCACGGCAACCACCTCGGCCTCCACGGGCTCCAGCATCATGTCTCCCACCATGGTGCCCCAGCAGCATCAACATcatcagcagcatcagcagcagcagcatcagcagcagcagagccagCCCAAAAAGCCTGCCAAGCCAGTGAAGAAAAACCACGGCTGTGAGATGTGTGGCAAGGCCTTCCGAGACGTCTACCACCTGAACCGTCACAAGCTGTCCCACTCAGATGAGAAGCCCTTCGAGTGCCCCATCTGCCAACAGCGCTTCAAGAGGAAGGACCGCATGACCTACCATGTGCGCTCACACGACGGGGGTGTTCACAAACCTTACATCTGCTCTGTCTGTGGGAAGGGCTTCTCCAG gcCTGACCATCTGAGCTGTCATGTGAAGCATGTTCATTCATCAGAGAGACCCTTCAAATGCCAAGTAACG GCCTGCACCTCTGCTTTTGCCACCAAAGACCGCCTGCGCTCCCACATGATCCGACACGAGGGAAAGGTGACCTGCAACATCTGCGGCAAGATGCTGAGCGCCGCCTACATTACCAGCCACCTCAAGACCCACGGCCAGGCCAGCTTCAACAACCCCTGTAATAAAG ACTCCAACAACGTGCACAACTCTGGCTCGGCGACACCTGTCACCAactctgccgccatcacctcggCGATGAACCGCGGCAACGCCAGCAACCCGGTAACCATCGCTGCCCAGATGAACATCACCACCAGCACGGTCAACATCACCTCTCCAATCAACCTGCAGCACCCAGTGACCATCACCGGGCCCATGAATATAGCCCACCCTGTGGCCATCACCTCTGGGATGCCCATGAATATAACCGGGCCTCTTAACATCGCCATGCGGCCCATGGATAGCATGCCTTTTCTCTCCCAGGTCctgccttcctcccctccctggtAG
- the LOC106581258 gene encoding vascular endothelial zinc finger 1 isoform X3 — translation MEPSWSTFLFQSSVGPMVPGNPRRDYYTGIRQANEALHHQHQVAQNSLLPLLQSGGPEPVDQKPVMPILLDQKPPVSVAELLKDNVASGTGGGGGGGGSPVAVVKKEPKSKTPFICGYCNKAFRDSYHLRRHESCHTGVKMVSRPKKTQTAPTMVPMISTVPQRENSGGQPSYISTIAGILTTATTSASTGSSIMSPTMVPQQHQHHQQHQQQQHQQQQSQPKKPAKPVKKNHGCEMCGKAFRDVYHLNRHKLSHSDEKPFECPICQQRFKRKDRMTYHVRSHDGGVHKPYICSVCGKGFSRPDHLSCHVKHVHSSERPFKCQVTACTSAFATKDRLRSHMIRHEGKVTCNICGKMLSAAYITSHLKTHGQASFNNPCNKGLSDWQWNHHSGIRKDSNNVHNSGSATPVTNSAAITSAMNRGNASNPVTIAAQMNITTSTVNITSPINLQHPVTITGPMNIAHPVAITSGMPMNITGPLNIAMRPMDSMPFLSQVLPSSPPW, via the exons ATGGAACCGAGCTGGAGTACATTTTTATTCCAG TCTTCTGTAGGTCCCATGGTTCCAGGGAATCCACGTAGGGACTACTACACAGGGATCAGA CAGGCCAATGAAGCCCTGCATCACCAGCACCAGGTGGCCCAGAACAGCTTGctgcctctcctccagtcaggAGGACCAGAACCTGTGGACCAGAAGCCTGTGATGCCCATCCTCCTGGACCAGAAGCCCCCGGTCAGTGTCGCTGAGCTCCTCAAGGACAATGTAGCCAGCGGGACGGGGGGAGGCGGCGGAGGTGGCGGCAGTCCCGTTGCAGTGGTGAAGAAAGAGCCCAAGTCCAAAACACCTTTCATCTGCGGCTACTGCAACAAAGCCTTCCGGGACAGTTACCATCTCAGACGGCACGAGTCCTGCCACACGGGCGTCAAGATGGTGTCCCGTCCCAAGAAGACACAGACGGCGCCCACAATGGTGCCCATGATCTCCACAGTGCCGCAGCGCGAGAACAGCGGCGGCCAGCCCTCTTACATATCCACCATCGCTGGCATCCTCACCACGGCAACCACCTCGGCCTCCACGGGCTCCAGCATCATGTCTCCCACCATGGTGCCCCAGCAGCATCAACATcatcagcagcatcagcagcagcagcatcagcagcagcagagccagCCCAAAAAGCCTGCCAAGCCAGTGAAGAAAAACCACGGCTGTGAGATGTGTGGCAAGGCCTTCCGAGACGTCTACCACCTGAACCGTCACAAGCTGTCCCACTCAGATGAGAAGCCCTTCGAGTGCCCCATCTGCCAACAGCGCTTCAAGAGGAAGGACCGCATGACCTACCATGTGCGCTCACACGACGGGGGTGTTCACAAACCTTACATCTGCTCTGTCTGTGGGAAGGGCTTCTCCAG gcCTGACCATCTGAGCTGTCATGTGAAGCATGTTCATTCATCAGAGAGACCCTTCAAATGCCAAGTAACG GCCTGCACCTCTGCTTTTGCCACCAAAGACCGCCTGCGCTCCCACATGATCCGACACGAGGGAAAGGTGACCTGCAACATCTGCGGCAAGATGCTGAGCGCCGCCTACATTACCAGCCACCTCAAGACCCACGGCCAGGCCAGCTTCAACAACCCCTGTAATAAAG GGCTAAGTGACTGGCAGTGGAACCACCACTCAGGGATACGAAAAG ACTCCAACAACGTGCACAACTCTGGCTCGGCGACACCTGTCACCAactctgccgccatcacctcggCGATGAACCGCGGCAACGCCAGCAACCCGGTAACCATCGCTGCCCAGATGAACATCACCACCAGCACGGTCAACATCACCTCTCCAATCAACCTGCAGCACCCAGTGACCATCACCGGGCCCATGAATATAGCCCACCCTGTGGCCATCACCTCTGGGATGCCCATGAATATAACCGGGCCTCTTAACATCGCCATGCGGCCCATGGATAGCATGCCTTTTCTCTCCCAGGTCctgccttcctcccctccctggtAG
- the LOC106581258 gene encoding vascular endothelial zinc finger 1 isoform X2, translated as MEPSWSTFLFQQANEALHHQHQVAQNSLLPLLQSGGPEPVDQKPVMPILLDQKPPVSVAELLKDNVASGTGGGGGGGGSPVAVVKKEPKSKTPFICGYCNKAFRDSYHLRRHESCHTGVKMVSRPKKTQTAPTMVPMISTVPQRENSGGQPSYISTIAGILTTATTSASTGSSIMSPTMVPQQHQHHQQHQQQQHQQQQSQPKKPAKPVKKNHGCEMCGKAFRDVYHLNRHKLSHSDEKPFECPICQQRFKRKDRMTYHVRSHDGGVHKPYICSVCGKGFSRPDHLSCHVKHVHSSERPFKCQVTACTSAFATKDRLRSHMIRHEGKVTCNICGKMLSAAYITSHLKTHGQASFNNPCNKGLSDWQWNHHSGIRKGELTVGEILNNSFQVLMDISRFQDSNNVHNSGSATPVTNSAAITSAMNRGNASNPVTIAAQMNITTSTVNITSPINLQHPVTITGPMNIAHPVAITSGMPMNITGPLNIAMRPMDSMPFLSQVLPSSPPW; from the exons ATGGAACCGAGCTGGAGTACATTTTTATTCCAG CAGGCCAATGAAGCCCTGCATCACCAGCACCAGGTGGCCCAGAACAGCTTGctgcctctcctccagtcaggAGGACCAGAACCTGTGGACCAGAAGCCTGTGATGCCCATCCTCCTGGACCAGAAGCCCCCGGTCAGTGTCGCTGAGCTCCTCAAGGACAATGTAGCCAGCGGGACGGGGGGAGGCGGCGGAGGTGGCGGCAGTCCCGTTGCAGTGGTGAAGAAAGAGCCCAAGTCCAAAACACCTTTCATCTGCGGCTACTGCAACAAAGCCTTCCGGGACAGTTACCATCTCAGACGGCACGAGTCCTGCCACACGGGCGTCAAGATGGTGTCCCGTCCCAAGAAGACACAGACGGCGCCCACAATGGTGCCCATGATCTCCACAGTGCCGCAGCGCGAGAACAGCGGCGGCCAGCCCTCTTACATATCCACCATCGCTGGCATCCTCACCACGGCAACCACCTCGGCCTCCACGGGCTCCAGCATCATGTCTCCCACCATGGTGCCCCAGCAGCATCAACATcatcagcagcatcagcagcagcagcatcagcagcagcagagccagCCCAAAAAGCCTGCCAAGCCAGTGAAGAAAAACCACGGCTGTGAGATGTGTGGCAAGGCCTTCCGAGACGTCTACCACCTGAACCGTCACAAGCTGTCCCACTCAGATGAGAAGCCCTTCGAGTGCCCCATCTGCCAACAGCGCTTCAAGAGGAAGGACCGCATGACCTACCATGTGCGCTCACACGACGGGGGTGTTCACAAACCTTACATCTGCTCTGTCTGTGGGAAGGGCTTCTCCAG gcCTGACCATCTGAGCTGTCATGTGAAGCATGTTCATTCATCAGAGAGACCCTTCAAATGCCAAGTAACG GCCTGCACCTCTGCTTTTGCCACCAAAGACCGCCTGCGCTCCCACATGATCCGACACGAGGGAAAGGTGACCTGCAACATCTGCGGCAAGATGCTGAGCGCCGCCTACATTACCAGCCACCTCAAGACCCACGGCCAGGCCAGCTTCAACAACCCCTGTAATAAAG GGCTAAGTGACTGGCAGTGGAACCACCACTCAGGGATACGAAAAG GTGAGTTGACGGTAGGAGAGATCTTAAATAACTCGTTCCAAGTCCTTATGGACATCTCTCGTTTTCAAG ACTCCAACAACGTGCACAACTCTGGCTCGGCGACACCTGTCACCAactctgccgccatcacctcggCGATGAACCGCGGCAACGCCAGCAACCCGGTAACCATCGCTGCCCAGATGAACATCACCACCAGCACGGTCAACATCACCTCTCCAATCAACCTGCAGCACCCAGTGACCATCACCGGGCCCATGAATATAGCCCACCCTGTGGCCATCACCTCTGGGATGCCCATGAATATAACCGGGCCTCTTAACATCGCCATGCGGCCCATGGATAGCATGCCTTTTCTCTCCCAGGTCctgccttcctcccctccctggtAG
- the LOC106581258 gene encoding vascular endothelial zinc finger 1 isoform X1, which translates to MEPSWSTFLFQSSVGPMVPGNPRRDYYTGIRQANEALHHQHQVAQNSLLPLLQSGGPEPVDQKPVMPILLDQKPPVSVAELLKDNVASGTGGGGGGGGSPVAVVKKEPKSKTPFICGYCNKAFRDSYHLRRHESCHTGVKMVSRPKKTQTAPTMVPMISTVPQRENSGGQPSYISTIAGILTTATTSASTGSSIMSPTMVPQQHQHHQQHQQQQHQQQQSQPKKPAKPVKKNHGCEMCGKAFRDVYHLNRHKLSHSDEKPFECPICQQRFKRKDRMTYHVRSHDGGVHKPYICSVCGKGFSRPDHLSCHVKHVHSSERPFKCQVTACTSAFATKDRLRSHMIRHEGKVTCNICGKMLSAAYITSHLKTHGQASFNNPCNKGLSDWQWNHHSGIRKGELTVGEILNNSFQVLMDISRFQDSNNVHNSGSATPVTNSAAITSAMNRGNASNPVTIAAQMNITTSTVNITSPINLQHPVTITGPMNIAHPVAITSGMPMNITGPLNIAMRPMDSMPFLSQVLPSSPPW; encoded by the exons ATGGAACCGAGCTGGAGTACATTTTTATTCCAG TCTTCTGTAGGTCCCATGGTTCCAGGGAATCCACGTAGGGACTACTACACAGGGATCAGA CAGGCCAATGAAGCCCTGCATCACCAGCACCAGGTGGCCCAGAACAGCTTGctgcctctcctccagtcaggAGGACCAGAACCTGTGGACCAGAAGCCTGTGATGCCCATCCTCCTGGACCAGAAGCCCCCGGTCAGTGTCGCTGAGCTCCTCAAGGACAATGTAGCCAGCGGGACGGGGGGAGGCGGCGGAGGTGGCGGCAGTCCCGTTGCAGTGGTGAAGAAAGAGCCCAAGTCCAAAACACCTTTCATCTGCGGCTACTGCAACAAAGCCTTCCGGGACAGTTACCATCTCAGACGGCACGAGTCCTGCCACACGGGCGTCAAGATGGTGTCCCGTCCCAAGAAGACACAGACGGCGCCCACAATGGTGCCCATGATCTCCACAGTGCCGCAGCGCGAGAACAGCGGCGGCCAGCCCTCTTACATATCCACCATCGCTGGCATCCTCACCACGGCAACCACCTCGGCCTCCACGGGCTCCAGCATCATGTCTCCCACCATGGTGCCCCAGCAGCATCAACATcatcagcagcatcagcagcagcagcatcagcagcagcagagccagCCCAAAAAGCCTGCCAAGCCAGTGAAGAAAAACCACGGCTGTGAGATGTGTGGCAAGGCCTTCCGAGACGTCTACCACCTGAACCGTCACAAGCTGTCCCACTCAGATGAGAAGCCCTTCGAGTGCCCCATCTGCCAACAGCGCTTCAAGAGGAAGGACCGCATGACCTACCATGTGCGCTCACACGACGGGGGTGTTCACAAACCTTACATCTGCTCTGTCTGTGGGAAGGGCTTCTCCAG gcCTGACCATCTGAGCTGTCATGTGAAGCATGTTCATTCATCAGAGAGACCCTTCAAATGCCAAGTAACG GCCTGCACCTCTGCTTTTGCCACCAAAGACCGCCTGCGCTCCCACATGATCCGACACGAGGGAAAGGTGACCTGCAACATCTGCGGCAAGATGCTGAGCGCCGCCTACATTACCAGCCACCTCAAGACCCACGGCCAGGCCAGCTTCAACAACCCCTGTAATAAAG GGCTAAGTGACTGGCAGTGGAACCACCACTCAGGGATACGAAAAG GTGAGTTGACGGTAGGAGAGATCTTAAATAACTCGTTCCAAGTCCTTATGGACATCTCTCGTTTTCAAG ACTCCAACAACGTGCACAACTCTGGCTCGGCGACACCTGTCACCAactctgccgccatcacctcggCGATGAACCGCGGCAACGCCAGCAACCCGGTAACCATCGCTGCCCAGATGAACATCACCACCAGCACGGTCAACATCACCTCTCCAATCAACCTGCAGCACCCAGTGACCATCACCGGGCCCATGAATATAGCCCACCCTGTGGCCATCACCTCTGGGATGCCCATGAATATAACCGGGCCTCTTAACATCGCCATGCGGCCCATGGATAGCATGCCTTTTCTCTCCCAGGTCctgccttcctcccctccctggtAG
- the LOC106581258 gene encoding vascular endothelial zinc finger 1 isoform X5, with the protein MEPSWSTFLFQQANEALHHQHQVAQNSLLPLLQSGGPEPVDQKPVMPILLDQKPPVSVAELLKDNVASGTGGGGGGGGSPVAVVKKEPKSKTPFICGYCNKAFRDSYHLRRHESCHTGVKMVSRPKKTQTAPTMVPMISTVPQRENSGGQPSYISTIAGILTTATTSASTGSSIMSPTMVPQQHQHHQQHQQQQHQQQQSQPKKPAKPVKKNHGCEMCGKAFRDVYHLNRHKLSHSDEKPFECPICQQRFKRKDRMTYHVRSHDGGVHKPYICSVCGKGFSRPDHLSCHVKHVHSSERPFKCQVTACTSAFATKDRLRSHMIRHEGKVTCNICGKMLSAAYITSHLKTHGQASFNNPCNKDSNNVHNSGSATPVTNSAAITSAMNRGNASNPVTIAAQMNITTSTVNITSPINLQHPVTITGPMNIAHPVAITSGMPMNITGPLNIAMRPMDSMPFLSQVLPSSPPW; encoded by the exons ATGGAACCGAGCTGGAGTACATTTTTATTCCAG CAGGCCAATGAAGCCCTGCATCACCAGCACCAGGTGGCCCAGAACAGCTTGctgcctctcctccagtcaggAGGACCAGAACCTGTGGACCAGAAGCCTGTGATGCCCATCCTCCTGGACCAGAAGCCCCCGGTCAGTGTCGCTGAGCTCCTCAAGGACAATGTAGCCAGCGGGACGGGGGGAGGCGGCGGAGGTGGCGGCAGTCCCGTTGCAGTGGTGAAGAAAGAGCCCAAGTCCAAAACACCTTTCATCTGCGGCTACTGCAACAAAGCCTTCCGGGACAGTTACCATCTCAGACGGCACGAGTCCTGCCACACGGGCGTCAAGATGGTGTCCCGTCCCAAGAAGACACAGACGGCGCCCACAATGGTGCCCATGATCTCCACAGTGCCGCAGCGCGAGAACAGCGGCGGCCAGCCCTCTTACATATCCACCATCGCTGGCATCCTCACCACGGCAACCACCTCGGCCTCCACGGGCTCCAGCATCATGTCTCCCACCATGGTGCCCCAGCAGCATCAACATcatcagcagcatcagcagcagcagcatcagcagcagcagagccagCCCAAAAAGCCTGCCAAGCCAGTGAAGAAAAACCACGGCTGTGAGATGTGTGGCAAGGCCTTCCGAGACGTCTACCACCTGAACCGTCACAAGCTGTCCCACTCAGATGAGAAGCCCTTCGAGTGCCCCATCTGCCAACAGCGCTTCAAGAGGAAGGACCGCATGACCTACCATGTGCGCTCACACGACGGGGGTGTTCACAAACCTTACATCTGCTCTGTCTGTGGGAAGGGCTTCTCCAG gcCTGACCATCTGAGCTGTCATGTGAAGCATGTTCATTCATCAGAGAGACCCTTCAAATGCCAAGTAACG GCCTGCACCTCTGCTTTTGCCACCAAAGACCGCCTGCGCTCCCACATGATCCGACACGAGGGAAAGGTGACCTGCAACATCTGCGGCAAGATGCTGAGCGCCGCCTACATTACCAGCCACCTCAAGACCCACGGCCAGGCCAGCTTCAACAACCCCTGTAATAAAG ACTCCAACAACGTGCACAACTCTGGCTCGGCGACACCTGTCACCAactctgccgccatcacctcggCGATGAACCGCGGCAACGCCAGCAACCCGGTAACCATCGCTGCCCAGATGAACATCACCACCAGCACGGTCAACATCACCTCTCCAATCAACCTGCAGCACCCAGTGACCATCACCGGGCCCATGAATATAGCCCACCCTGTGGCCATCACCTCTGGGATGCCCATGAATATAACCGGGCCTCTTAACATCGCCATGCGGCCCATGGATAGCATGCCTTTTCTCTCCCAGGTCctgccttcctcccctccctggtAG
- the LOC106581261 gene encoding gap junction delta-2 protein: protein MGDWSILGHFLSEVQNHSTVIGKIWLTMLLIFRILLVTLVGDMVYSDEQSKFTCNTLQPGCNTVCYDTFAPVSHLRFWVFQIVLVSTPSIFYIVYVLHKIAKDKKLEVQRGHVMAERTSKKVFGQLVRKGLENLETGMSTYCPGYREEWGGQEGEGVEQSLLEEDYGEVGEDPTQLSSQVLLIYILHVLLRSVMAITFLVGQYYLFGFEVPQLYHCETYPCPTRTDCFVSRATEKTIFLNFMFSISVGCFVLNIAELHYLGWVYIFRVLCSACSTCFQPESHPVGLYDHRNPLLLQLKHSLRGRLVLQTLTPMAQ, encoded by the coding sequence ATGGGAGACTGGTCCATTCTCGGACACTTCCTCTCCGAGGTGCAGAACCACTCCACAGTGATCGGCAAGATCTGGCTGACCATGCTGCTGATCTTCCGCATCCTGCTGGTGACCCTGGTAGGGGACATGGTGTACAGCGATGAGCAGTCCAAGTTCACCTGCAACACCCTGCAGCCCGGCTGCAACACCGTCTGCTATGACACCTTCGCCCCCGTCTCACACCTGCGCTTCTGGGTATTCCAGATTGTCTTGGTCTCCACGCCGTCCATCTTCTACATCGTTTACGTCCTGCACAAAATCGCCAAGGATAAGAAGCTAGAGGTCCAGAGGGGGCATGTGATGGCTGAGCGGACCTCCAAGAAGGTGTTTGGGCAGCTGGTGAGGAAAGGGCTGGAGAACCTGGAGACTGGTATGTCCACCTACTGCCCTGGATACAGAGAGGAGTGGGGTGGTCAGGAAGGGGAGGGGGTGGAGCAGAGCCTGCTAGAGGAGGActatggagaggtaggggaggaccCAACTCAGCTGTCCAGCCAGGTGCTGCTAATCTACATCCTGCACGTGCTGCTGCGCTCCGTCATGGCGATCACCTTCCTGGTGGGGCAGTACTACCTGTTTGGCTTCGAGGTGCCCCAACTGTACCACTGTGAGACCTACCCCTGCCCCACCCGCACAGACTGCTTTGTGTCACGTGCCACCGAGAAGACTATCTTTCTCAACTTCATGTTCAGCATTAGCGTGGGCTGCTTTGTGCTCAACATCGcagagctgcactacctgggctGGGTCTACATCTTCCGCGTACTGTGCTCCGCTTGCTCCACCTGCTTCCAGCCCGAGAGCCACCCTGTGGGGCTGTACGACCACCGCAACCCTCTGCTGCTGCAGCTCAAACACTCTCTGAGGGGCAGGCTGGTCCTGCAGACTCTCACGCCCATGGCCCAGTAG